The Acidobacteriota bacterium DNA segment CGTCCCGCCGGACGAGCGGTTGCGGGGAGCGGCCGTTCCGGAGGGCGGAGGAGACAGGGGAGAACGCTGAGCGGATGAGCGACGACAACGTGCGCGATTGCCTGGCACGGGCGCGAAACCTGAACGACAGGGACGTGCGCGAGCTGAACCCGCAAGTCGAAGCGGGTTCGGAACCACGACGAGGCCACTGGCAACGGGAGGGCGCGCCGCGCCGCCGGCGGCCGGCGAGCGATCGCCGGCGCGACGGAGCAGCGCACGACAAGCACGGCAGGGCGCTCGCACACGACGAGCGCAACGCCACGGACCGCCGCGTGCGCGCATGGGCCGCGCGGGCGGTGGTCCTATGTCTGGCGCTTGCGCCGGCCACCGCCGCCGCGCAGCAGATTGGCGGTACGGTGACCGATGCGACCGGCGCGGTCCTGCCCGGGGTGACGGTGGAGGCGCGCAGCCCCGCGCTGATCGAGCAGGTGCGGACCGCGGTCACCGACGGCAACGGCCAGTACCTGATCGTCGCCCTCGAGACCGGCGCCTACACGGTCACCTACCGCCTGCCCGGCTTCGGCGTCGTCGTGCGCGAGGGCATCGAACTGAACAGCGGCTTCGGGGCGACCGTCGACGTGCAGTTGGCGGTCGGCGAGCTTGCCGAGACGATCACCGTCTCCGAAGCCAGGCCGTTGGTGGACATCCAGAACGTCGTGCAGCGGGCGGTGATGGACCGTGAGGTCATCGACAGCATCCCGACCGGCAAGTCGCTGGCCAGCTACGGTCTGCTCGTGCCGGGCATGGTGGGGGCCGAGTCGTACGGCACGAGCCTCGCCCAGGATTCGGGCGGGCTCACGTCGCAGACCATGCAGCGGATGTCGATTCACGGCGGCTCGCGGCACGACCAGCTCCTCCACCTCAACGGGCTGGACGTCGGCGACGCCTGGACGCAGGGCGCCAGCCTGGCCTACTTCCCCGACACCAACTTCGAGGAGATCTCGTTCGACTACTCGGCGAACGGCGCCGACGTGGAAACGGGCGGCGTCGTCGTCAACATGATCCCGCGCGAAGGCGGCAACCGGTTCAGCGGTTCGACGTTCACAATCTTCACGTTCCCGGCGCTGCACGCCGACAACCTCGATCAGGCGCTGATCGACCGCGGGCTGCCGTCGGGCACGCTGGTCGACGAGAACTGGACCGTGTCGCCCTCGGTCGGCGGTCCGCTCGTCCGCGACCGCCTCTGGTTCTTCCTGACGCACACCCGGCAGCGCGCCGACCTGAAGGCGCCCGGCGTCTTCGAGGCCGTAGACCCGCGCGCGCTGGTCTTCGAGCCCGACCCGGCCAGACCGACCGTCGACGAGGCGCTCGTCACCGAGCAGTCGATCAACTTCACGCTCCAGCCGACGGCCAGGGACAAGTTCAAGGCGTACTGGACGAACAGCGCCACGGACCGGCCGCGCCAACTGCAGGGGCGGACGCTGGGCTCGGTCTTCATCACGCCGGACGCGGCGGGCGCCGCCGAGGTGCGGACCAACGTCTACCAGGCGACCTGGGTGCGCCCTCACACCAACCGGCTGTTGTTCGAGGCGGGCGCATCGCGGCAACCGATTCGCCTGGTGTTCGGTCCCTCCGCCACCGCCGTCACGGAGTTGCCGGGCGTCTTCGAGGTCGCCCCGTTCCGCGCGTCCCGGAACATGTCCGGGTGGCTCTCGGGCCCGACGAGCCGGCGGAGCCCCAAGAACATCCGGTCCTACCGCGCCTCGCTGTCCTACGTCACCGGCAGCCACAACCTGAAGGTGGGCGCGACCCTGCTGCAGCAGCGGATCGCCGTGAGCGAGGAGAGCGACGCCAACTGGCTCTCGCTCTGGACCCTGCGCGGCGCGCCGTTCCGCGCGACCTACTGGGGTACGTCGGATTCGGCGAACTACGCGAGCCCGACGCTCGGGATCTACGCGCAGGAGCAGTGGACGCGCGATCGACTGACGGTGAACGCCGGTCTGCGCTGGGACTACGTGAAGGCCGGCTATCCCGACCAGGTGCGTCCCACGAACGACTGGGTGCCGCAGACTTTCGTCATTCCGGGCGCCGTCGTCGTGTCCTGGAAGGACCTGCAGCCGCGGCTCGGGCTGGCCTACGACCTGCGGGGCGACGGCCGCACCGCCGTCAAGTTCTCCGCCAGCCGCTACGGCGCGCGGGAGTCCTCGGACTGGGCCGAGCGCGTGAATCCGGCGGTGAGCAACCGCCGGCAGGACCGGTCGTGGAACGACGGCGCGACCTGCCTCGCCGCCGCCGTGTGCATCCCCGGCGACGGTCTGCCGCAGGGCGACCCGACCGACCCCGCGCCCAACGGCGAGCTGTTGAGCCCCAACGTCAACCTGGCGTTCGGCGAGCCCCTGATCACGCTCGTCTACGATCCGGAATGGGCGTTCGGATGGGGCAGCCGGCGGTCGAACTGGGAGTACGCGGCGAGCTTGCAGCACGAGCTGGCCGCCGGCCTGTCGCTCGACGTCGGCTACTTCCGCCGCAATCAGGTCAACCACAGCGTACGGGACGACCGTGCGGTCGGCCTCGACGATTTCGATGTCGCCTCGGTCACGGTTCCGGCGGACCCGCGGCTGCCGGGCGGCGGCGGCGGGACGCTGCGCTTCTACGATCTGAAACCGGGCTCGGTGCGGCTTCCCGACCAGACGCAGACGAGCGCCGCCGCCTACGGCGGCGAACGGGAGACCTGGAACGGCGTGGACCTCACCCTGGGCGCCCGTCTGGCGGTGCTGCTGCTGCAGGGCGGCGTGAGCACGGGACGGGCCTCGCTCGACTACTGCGGCGTCCAGGACGCCCTGCCGGAGCGGACGTGGCTCTACCGCGATCCGACGGACCCGTCGCAGTTCGTGGCCGGCGACGCGACCCCGCTGGAGCACTGCCGGCAGGACCACGACTGGCTGACGCAGGTCAAGCTGATCGCATCCTACGCCCTGCCGTACGGCGTTCAGGTCGCCGGGACGGTGCAGAGTCAGCCGGGACCGGAGCGCTCGGCCCTGCTGCAGTTCACCGACACCTCGCTGGGGCGCGACCTGACCAGCTACCCCGGCGGTGTGCAGTTGAACCTCGTTCCGCCCGGCTCGTTCTATGGCGAGCGGTTCAATCAGATCGACCTGCGGTTGACGAAGGTCCTGGACGTCGGCGCCGGCCGCCTGCGGGCGATGTTCGACGTCTTCAACGTGTTCA contains these protein-coding regions:
- a CDS encoding TonB-dependent receptor, which produces MSDDNVRDCLARARNLNDRDVRELNPQVEAGSEPRRGHWQREGAPRRRRPASDRRRDGAAHDKHGRALAHDERNATDRRVRAWAARAVVLCLALAPATAAAQQIGGTVTDATGAVLPGVTVEARSPALIEQVRTAVTDGNGQYLIVALETGAYTVTYRLPGFGVVVREGIELNSGFGATVDVQLAVGELAETITVSEARPLVDIQNVVQRAVMDREVIDSIPTGKSLASYGLLVPGMVGAESYGTSLAQDSGGLTSQTMQRMSIHGGSRHDQLLHLNGLDVGDAWTQGASLAYFPDTNFEEISFDYSANGADVETGGVVVNMIPREGGNRFSGSTFTIFTFPALHADNLDQALIDRGLPSGTLVDENWTVSPSVGGPLVRDRLWFFLTHTRQRADLKAPGVFEAVDPRALVFEPDPARPTVDEALVTEQSINFTLQPTARDKFKAYWTNSATDRPRQLQGRTLGSVFITPDAAGAAEVRTNVYQATWVRPHTNRLLFEAGASRQPIRLVFGPSATAVTELPGVFEVAPFRASRNMSGWLSGPTSRRSPKNIRSYRASLSYVTGSHNLKVGATLLQQRIAVSEESDANWLSLWTLRGAPFRATYWGTSDSANYASPTLGIYAQEQWTRDRLTVNAGLRWDYVKAGYPDQVRPTNDWVPQTFVIPGAVVVSWKDLQPRLGLAYDLRGDGRTAVKFSASRYGARESSDWAERVNPAVSNRRQDRSWNDGATCLAAAVCIPGDGLPQGDPTDPAPNGELLSPNVNLAFGEPLITLVYDPEWAFGWGSRRSNWEYAASLQHELAAGLSLDVGYFRRNQVNHSVRDDRAVGLDDFDVASVTVPADPRLPGGGGGTLRFYDLKPGSVRLPDQTQTSAAAYGGERETWNGVDLTLGARLAVLLLQGGVSTGRASLDYCGVQDALPERTWLYRDPTDPSQFVAGDATPLEHCRQDHDWLTQVKLIASYALPYGVQVAGTVQSQPGPERSALLQFTDTSLGRDLTSYPGGVQLNLVPPGSFYGERFNQIDLRLTKVLDVGAGRLRAMFDVFNVFNANTVTKEQYGMAFAGDPNWLAPQVIMPGRLGKVAFQLDF